A stretch of DNA from Sulfurovum zhangzhouensis:
AAAAAACTATATTTTAATCTCTCACCACTGCGTACTTGCCTGAACCCAGCAATACAATGGCACAAGCACTCAATAGATAGAACATCTGCAATTCCACTGCCCACGCTCCATGTGCCCCAAGCTTAAGCAGATTCCCCATTTGTGTAAGATAGAGCACCACAAGCATGTTCATTCCGATAATAGCTGCCCAAACTCTGCTCTTCCAGCCAATGATCAAAAAGATCGGAGCAAGAATCTCCCCTACATATACACCATAAGCCAACATCTCCGGGATTCCCTGGCTTTTCAGTATTCCTTTGATAAATGCTATACCGTGCAGTGCTTTGTCAATACCGTGAAAAAGCAGCAACCCGCCGACCATCACTCTTAATATCAATTTTGCAATATTATCACCCATTTTTACTCCTCTAAAATAACTTCATCACCACATTGTATCATACCGCTCTTCACAATTACGGCACGATATCCACCGATATACTTCAAACCCTTCATGACGTCTGCGTCTAGAAGTTTGGAGAGATAACGACACGGCGGACAGGTACGTACGATACGAAACTCGGCATCCCCTATCCTGAAGATCTTATCTCCTATCTTAACTGCATCAAATCCTTTGATCACCAGATTTCTGCGCAGGTCAACAAAATCCAAAGCAGTACCCAACCTTTTGTTGCATTCAGCCAAACTTTCATAAGGCAGGATGCTCACCTCTCTGACAGACTGGTCTAGCTGAGGCTTGTTGAATGTACCTCTTGCATAGAAATATCGGTCGCCTTCTAATCCCTTGCCTTTAACTGCCTGCACAGAATCAACATAGTGTAGTGGTTCTTTGGCCTGCTTACCTATGATAATGGCATGAAGTGTCATTGTTGTTTGCATAAAAATATTGTAATGAAGTTTCCCTTGGAAAGATAATTTTTTAACCTTTTTTGCATTCATTATGCACACATTTTACACACACTTAAGATAGACTTAAAACAAATTTAGAACGAGGATTTGAATC
This window harbors:
- a CDS encoding MOSC domain-containing protein, giving the protein MNAKKVKKLSFQGKLHYNIFMQTTMTLHAIIIGKQAKEPLHYVDSVQAVKGKGLEGDRYFYARGTFNKPQLDQSVREVSILPYESLAECNKRLGTALDFVDLRRNLVIKGFDAVKIGDKIFRIGDAEFRIVRTCPPCRYLSKLLDADVMKGLKYIGGYRAVIVKSGMIQCGDEVILEE
- a CDS encoding DoxX family protein encodes the protein MGDNIAKLILRVMVGGLLLFHGIDKALHGIAFIKGILKSQGIPEMLAYGVYVGEILAPIFLIIGWKSRVWAAIIGMNMLVVLYLTQMGNLLKLGAHGAWAVELQMFYLLSACAIVLLGSGKYAVVRD